In the genome of Pseudomonadota bacterium, the window TTCGGCGAATGGAATAACCAGTCCTTATTGTAAAGATACTATTGTTACACTACACCTAGAGGGCGTACGCGAGATAAAGGCGGGCCGAGGCAAACACACGAAAGTGGAGCCGAAGTCTCGCATAGTTCGCGTGCGCTGAAGAGCGGGCTCTCCCAAGCACAGCTTGCAGCAGCTCTTGGCGTTTCGAAGCGCACCCCAGAGCAGTGGGAGCAGGGTCGGCGCGAGCCTTCGGGCGCGGCAAAGACACTCCTGAAGATCGCCGAGCGTCATCCTGAAGTGTTCCTTGAGGTTGCGGCATGATGCACGCAAGTACCGACGACATCGGCGATCCGGGTGAGCGTCGGACCGCGCTCGTCGAGGACCAGGACGCTGTCCGTCTGGTACCAATCCCCGAGCACGACACGGCGCGCCTCCCCGCTCTGCAGCACCAGCCGATGGATGGCGGGGCGGTGGGTGTGGCCGTGGATTAGCTGCCGGACGCCGTGGGCCTGCATCGTCTCGACGACCGCCTCCGGGGTGACGTCCATGATCGCCTCGGCCTTGCCCTGGGTCGCCATGCGGCTGCCTTCGCGCGCCTTCTGGGCGAGTGCCGCGCGCTCGGCCAGCGGGCGGGCCAGGAAGCCCGACTGCCACCTCGGGTCGCGCACCTGCCGGCGGAAGGCCTGGTATTCGAGGTCCTCTGTGCACAGGGTATCGCCGTGCATGAGGAGCGTCCGCTCCCCGTAGAGATCTACTACGGTCGGATCGGGTAAGAGGGGGCAGCCCGTCTCTGCTTCGAAATCCGCGCCCATGAGGAAATCGCGGTTGCCCCGCATGACGTACACGGGTATCCCCGAGGCGCAGAGATCGGCGAGCGCGGCCAGCACCTCGGGATGCGGGGGCCGATCGTCGTCATCGCCGATCCAGGCCTCGAAGAGATCTCCCAGGATGTAGAGCGCCTCGGCCCCGCGCGCCGGCCCGGCGAGGAGCGCTTGGAAGCGCATGAGCGGCTCGGGACGCAGCGCGTCGAGATGGAGATCGGAGATGAACAGGGTCGCCATGTGCTGGGCTCGCGGTGTGCCGTGCTTATAATGGCACATCCCCCCCGCACCCGCCCATGATCAAGACCCGTTTCGCCCCCAGGCCCACCGGGCTCATGCACCTCGGCAAGGTGCGCACGGCGCTCTTCAACCATTGTCTTGTGCGCCGCGAGAAAGGCGTGTTCCTCCTGCGCATCGAGAACACCGATCCGGCGCGCGGCGCCGAGGGATCCGTGGCCATCGTCGAGGACCTCCGCTGGTTGGGTCTCGATTGGGACGAGGGTTCCGGGGTCGGTAGCGCGGCGGGGGCCTTACCGCCAGTCGGAACGTGGCGCGGCTATGCCGACTATTATCGAACGCTCGAGGCGGAGCGTCGTGCTTATCCCTGTTTCTGTACGGCAGGAGAGTTGGCCATGACCCGCAAGGCCCAGTTGGCAGCGGGCACGGCCCCGCGTTATCCCGGAACCTGCGCACGGTTCGACGCCGATCGGATCGAGGCCAAACGGCGCGCCGGCAGCCCCGCGACCCTGCGCTTCCGCGTGCCCCAACGCATGCCGCTGCGCGCGGCGCTCACCGGCCGGATCGACGGACCGGACCTCGCAGCCCTCATCGCCTTGATGCCGCGCGAGGGCGTCCGGGAGCGGTTCGCGGCTCTCATCAAGAAGGAACCCTGATGCTCACGATCTACAACACCCTGACGGGCACCAAAGAGCCCTTCACGCCCATGGTGGCCGGGAAGGTCAGCCTGTACGTGTGCGGGATGACGGTGTATGACTACTGCCATCTGGGCCACGCCCGCGTCATGGTGGTGTTCGATGTCGTGACCCGCTATCTGCGCGCGCTCGGCTACGAGGTCACCTATGTGCGCAACATCACCGACATCGACGACAAGATCATCCGGCGCGCCGCCGAGGCGGGCGAGGATATCGGGACGCTGACCGAGCGCTACATCGGGTTCATGGACGAGGACGGGCAGGCGCTCGGGGTTCGGAAACCGGATCTCGAGCCGCGCGCCACCCGACACATCGAGGTCATGACGCGCATGATCGAGCGGCTCTTGGAGCGCGGCCATGCCTACCTCGGAAAGAACGGCGATGTCTACTACCGGGTGGCGAGCTTTGTCGAGTATGGAAAACTCTCGGGGAAGCGACCCGAAGCGTTGCGCGCCGGCGCCCGGGTAGAGGTGGACGAAGCCAAGGACGATCCGCTCGATTTCGTGCTCTGGAAGCGCGCCAAACCGGGAGAGCCGGCGTGGGCATCGCCCTTCGGACCCGGGCGTCCCGGCTGGCACATCGAGTGTTCGGCCATGGCCACCCATTGCCTGGGCGATTCCTTCGACATCCACGGGGGCGGACAAGACCTCCAGTTCCCCCACCACGAGAATGAGATCGCCCAGTCCGAGGGCGCAACCGGCCAGCCCTTCGCCCGAGTGTGGATGCACAACGGCTTCGTGCAGATCGAGGAGGAGAAGATGTCGAAGTCACTCGGCAACTTCTTCACCGTGCGCGACGTCCTCCACCGCTACCAGCCCGAGGAGGTGCGCTGTTTCCTCTTGGCCAGCCACTACCGGAGCCCGCTTCACTACTCGCAAGAGAACCTGGAGCATGCCCGGCAGGCGATCACACGGCTCTACCTGGCGCTACGCGATTGGCCCGACGACGGACAACCGGGCCGACAAGGATGTCGGGCTTTTGCGGAGGTACAGGATGACCCCCCTGTGCAGGAAGATGGCTTCGAAGCGCGCTTCCGCGCGGCCATGGACGATGACTTCAACACCCCCGAGGCCATGGCCGTGCTCTTCGATCTGGCGCGCGAGGTGAACCGGTTGCAGGAGTCCGACCGCGCGGCCGCGGGCCAACTCGCGGCCCGGCTGCGTCGTCTGGCCGCGGTCCTGGGTCTCTTGCAATCGGCGCCCGAGCGCTATCTCCGCCACGGATCCGAGGACGACGGGCCGGCCGACGCCGAGGTGGAGGACTGGATCACCCGACGCAGCGAGGCCCGCGCCCGCAAGGACTGGCAGGAGGCCGATCGGATCCGCCTGCGGCTCGCTGCCCAAGGCGTGGTGCTGGAAGACGGGCCGGGCGGCACGCGCTGGCGGCGCGGATAGCCCCGCACCGACGCGTGCCGGTCCATTGACGCCTTGAAGACGGGTGCGTATCATCCCTCGCGCTTCCGCGACCATCTATATACCTTATTTGGCGATGCACATCGGCCTCTCGGGGCATAGCGCAGCCTGGTAGCGCACCTGCTTTGGGAGCAGGGAGTCGGGGGTTCAAATCCCTCTGCCCCGACCACGTCTCCCCGGCGAAACCGGGGACCCGCAAAGCGCCTGTAGCTCATGCGGATAGAGCATCGGCCTTCTAAGCCGAGGGTAGCAGGTTCGAGTCCTGCCAGGCGCGCCATTGCGCGGTGGGGTTCAGGGCATGCCCCCTGCCCCACGCCTGCCAGCGTACGGAGAGGCCGTTCGGGACGCGAAGTACCGTTACGCTGTCGAGCGGTCACGATGGTGGGCGTAGCTCAATCGGTAGAGCCCCGGATTGTGGATCCGGTTGTTGTGGGTTCAAGTCCCATCGCTCACCCCATCCCCTGACTGCGCCTTGCCAGTACCCGCGCGGGCCGTTAGCTCAATTGGTAGAGCAGCTGACTCTTAATCAGTAGGTTGGAGGTTCGAGTCCTCCACGGCCCACCAATAAAATCAAGGTATTACGTGATTCTCAGCCCTGTACGCTCTAGCCGTGTAAGCACTGTGTAAGCGTTTGGCCGCGGCCGCTGCCTTGGCGCTCATGTAAGAGCTTCACGGTCTCCGAGCGCATGGCCATCGGCAAAAGCATGGCGACGCGGTTGGGGGAACGACGCGGCGGGGACAGCGCCGCACGATGAGATCCGGTTCCGAGAGATCCCTTGCTACCCGCCGCTGGGGTGGTCTGGCGCGGACGATGCGGCCGATGCGGATGGTTCTACGAGGCTCTACGCGCGAACTACGAGGTGTTCTGGTGGCGCCCGACATTCTGTTGCCCGAGGGGGTTGCGTCATGAGCGGTTTGGTAGCTGAAACGGTCGCGAGCCCAGGCTCGGTTTAACTCGCAATCTAATCTTGTCCGCTTGCGCTCGGGCGAGCCGGGCGCGCTCGGCGACGGGATCGTGTCCGTTGCCCTTGGATGCGCATCCTACCTGGTCGGCCTGAAGACTGAAGCCGAGATTGCGAATATGGTGGAAGTGCTGATCCGGGGCTATCGCGGGCGCAACGGCATCGCGATCCAGGATCAGCAGGCGCTGTTTCCCGACAACGACCGTACGGCGCAATCCAAGATAAGAATCCACCATGCCCCGAAAAACATCGAGGCCCTATTCCTCGATGCGCAATCCGGTCAATCTGATCACTCAATCCGGCGCAAACTGATCACCCGTTCCGGTCGAAACTGATCACCCCTTCGGAGCGCAGCGACGCGGGGTTGGCATTATAAGCGTGTCGACTGGGTGTCGGTCAACGATCTCGCTCGCTTTCGCATCGATTCTCCTTTCAGGTTAAGCCGGTAGGCGTTGTGCACGAGCCGGTCTAGGATCGCGTCGGCCAGGGTGGGATCGCCGATGAGCTCATGCCAGTGCTCGACCGGGTATTGGCTGGTCACCACAGTGGAACGCCGCTCGTAACGGTCCTCGAGGATCTCGAGCAGATCGCGCCGCTGCTCTTCGGTCAGGGCGGCGAGGCCGAAGTCATCGAGGAGGATCACATCGAGGCGGGCGAGCTGTGCGAGGAGCTTGCGGTAGCGACCATCCCCGCGGGCGATGGCGAGCTCGGTGAGCAAGCGCGGTAGACGCAGGTAGCGGGCGGTGAAGCCCTGCCGACACGCTTGATGCGCGAGCGCGCACGCCAACCAGCTTTTTCCGATCCCGCTCGGTCCGGTGATGAGCACATTGAGGTGCTCGTGCAGCCACTGGCAGGTGGCGAGCTTTTTTATCAGGCTCTTGTCCAAGCCGCGGTGATGGCGATAATCGATATCCTCCAGGCAGGCGGTGGAACGCAGCGCGGCGGTGCGCAAACGGGTCTGCAAACGGCGGTTGTCGCGCTCGGTGCTCTCGGCATCGAGCAACAGACCGAGGTGCTCCTCGAAGCTCAGTGTATCGCTGTCGGGCACGTGGCGCTGAGCCTCCCATGCGCGCGCCATGCCGGTCAAATGCAAGGCATGCAGTTTTTCGATCGTGGGATGGATCAACATGATAACTCTCCTATCGTGGGTGTGGATCAGTGGTAATAACCGGCGCCGCGCACGTTG includes:
- a CDS encoding UDP-2,3-diacylglucosamine diphosphatase → MATLFISDLHLDALRPEPLMRFQALLAGPARGAEALYILGDLFEAWIGDDDDRPPHPEVLAALADLCASGIPVYVMRGNRDFLMGADFEAETGCPLLPDPTVVDLYGERTLLMHGDTLCTEDLEYQAFRRQVRDPRWQSGFLARPLAERAALAQKAREGSRMATQGKAEAIMDVTPEAVVETMQAHGVRQLIHGHTHRPAIHRLVLQSGEARRVVLGDWYQTDSVLVLDERGPTLTRIADVVGTCVHHAATSRNTSG
- a CDS encoding glutamate--tRNA ligase family protein, with translation MIKTRFAPRPTGLMHLGKVRTALFNHCLVRREKGVFLLRIENTDPARGAEGSVAIVEDLRWLGLDWDEGSGVGSAAGALPPVGTWRGYADYYRTLEAERRAYPCFCTAGELAMTRKAQLAAGTAPRYPGTCARFDADRIEAKRRAGSPATLRFRVPQRMPLRAALTGRIDGPDLAALIALMPREGVRERFAALIKKEP
- the cysS gene encoding cysteine--tRNA ligase, whose protein sequence is MLTIYNTLTGTKEPFTPMVAGKVSLYVCGMTVYDYCHLGHARVMVVFDVVTRYLRALGYEVTYVRNITDIDDKIIRRAAEAGEDIGTLTERYIGFMDEDGQALGVRKPDLEPRATRHIEVMTRMIERLLERGHAYLGKNGDVYYRVASFVEYGKLSGKRPEALRAGARVEVDEAKDDPLDFVLWKRAKPGEPAWASPFGPGRPGWHIECSAMATHCLGDSFDIHGGGQDLQFPHHENEIAQSEGATGQPFARVWMHNGFVQIEEEKMSKSLGNFFTVRDVLHRYQPEEVRCFLLASHYRSPLHYSQENLEHARQAITRLYLALRDWPDDGQPGRQGCRAFAEVQDDPPVQEDGFEARFRAAMDDDFNTPEAMAVLFDLAREVNRLQESDRAAAGQLAARLRRLAAVLGLLQSAPERYLRHGSEDDGPADAEVEDWITRRSEARARKDWQEADRIRLRLAAQGVVLEDGPGGTRWRRG
- the istB gene encoding IS21-like element helper ATPase IstB; this translates as MLIHPTIEKLHALHLTGMARAWEAQRHVPDSDTLSFEEHLGLLLDAESTERDNRRLQTRLRTAALRSTACLEDIDYRHHRGLDKSLIKKLATCQWLHEHLNVLITGPSGIGKSWLACALAHQACRQGFTARYLRLPRLLTELAIARGDGRYRKLLAQLARLDVILLDDFGLAALTEEQRRDLLEILEDRYERRSTVVTSQYPVEHWHELIGDPTLADAILDRLVHNAYRLNLKGESMRKRARSLTDTQSTRL